The genomic segment tttcaaccattcaaatatcaatttaatccctctataatttgtcaaatttcactttaatcCATCGATAACGATAAAAAAGATTGTGTGCACACGCATCGTGTATGACACACCGCATGCTAATGAATATCAATTTTATATGAAAATCAAATATATTGTGTTATCATTTAAAACTGATATGGTTTtaacaaatcaaataaattcATCGCTAtagaatattatttatatataaaaaattatattaacaaTAAATTTGGTTAAATCTAAACCTTAACCAAATCATTTTTCTAATTCAATGAACAAACTATTTATTTAGAACTAACCATCGGTTATCGATCTACTCGATAGACAGAGTCGCCGCCGTGTATCGGATAAGCTTCCTCCCTCTGAAAATGGCGCAGGCTTCCGTCTGTTCTTCTTCCTCTCTCGCCGTCAATTCGTCCTTGCTTTCTCTGTCTTCCTCTTCCATTTCTGTCTCCTCCTCTAAAACCCTCTCCTTTCCGTTCCGGCCTCTCCCTTCCAGGTATGACTTCTTCTAATAAACCAAGGTTGTTCGAaagttgatatttttttttgctttatattgttttattgttgcagaaGATTGAAGATCCGAAGTTCAATGTACGCTCCACAGTATTATGCGCCCGAAATGGGCTCACGCAGTGGTATTTGGTCGATTAGGTATGCCCTTTTCGTAGGTATTTTGGATTTTGAGGGGCGACATATTGAGGGTCTTGCTAATATTGCCTGCTGCCCAGATGGTGTCATATTGAGTGGATGTTGATGTCGTTCACCACTCAAATTCTCTAGCTTTGGATTTAGTGCTGAATTGTCTTGGTGATTTAGTTGAAAGAATTTGGGCAGCGGTAAACAATATCAAAATATTACAATTTCAATGCTTTATACTATCAAATTTAAGCATGACGAGTTAAAGATTTAATGTTTTTGTTTAATCCAATTGAGGTTGTATGTTTCTGATTAGCGGAAGTTTAAATTGGTTTGCTGATAATTTTACAACTTTCATCGTTGCCTAAGAATATTATTTGTGATTTCGCTTTGGTCTCCGGGTTGAATGTCACTCATATTCAAACAGAgggagcattttattagtttCTAATAATAGAAGTCTGATTGTATTTAGGGATGACTTGCTAGTTCCATCATCACCGTACTTTCCTGCTTATGCACAAAGCGCACAGGGTCCACCTCCAATGGTTCAAGAACGTTTTATGAGTGTTATCAGCCAGCTTTTTCAATATGTGAGGCAATTTTTGTTTGAATTGAAGTGTCATTTAGGTTGTCAGTTGCCTTTATCTTTTTGATGACAAAGTTGGAATCCGTTTATTTTTTTAGAGGATTATACGATGTGGTGGAGCAGTGGATGATGATATGGCTAATATAATTGTTGCTCAGTTGCTTTATCTTGATGCTGTTGATCCTACTAAGGTAATATTTTCTTGTTCCGTGTAACTTTTCATATCCGAATCCATTGTAGTTAAACTGCATTGTCATTGATTTTTAACACATGCGGAGTATCTCTTGCCTAAGCCATCAGCAATTTCATTGATTTGCTTCCTCTTTAGTTATTTCCTTAGTGTGGTACCAGTCGGTGTAGTGGCTGTAATTACCCGATCGCTTAGATTTTTCTTTATAACAAGTCCTCGTCTCCTTGTAGAAGTGGGGTTTTGTCCTTCCTGATTCTTTCTTCATGGGCGAATGGGGGTTTTTGTCCTTCCTGATTCTTTCTTCATGGGCGAATGAAAGTGTGCTAGAAACCTTCGGTGTCATTTGAATTTTTTCTTAGACACAGATTGATTGGTAATAATTGTGGCTAAATATTTTTAGTAATTGGACAGGATATAGTCATGTATGTAAACTCTCCTGGTGGATCGGTTA from the Primulina tabacum isolate GXHZ01 chromosome 16, ASM2559414v2, whole genome shotgun sequence genome contains:
- the LOC142529648 gene encoding ATP-dependent Clp protease proteolytic subunit 5, chloroplastic-like; translation: MAQASVCSSSSLAVNSSLLSLSSSSISVSSSKTLSFPFRPLPSRRLKIRSSMYAPQYYAPEMGSRSGIWSIRDDLLVPSSPYFPAYAQSAQGPPPMVQERFMSVISQLFQYRIIRCGGAVDDDMANIIVAQLLYLDAVDPTKDIVMYVNSPGGSVTAGMAVFDTMRHIRPDVSTVCVGLAASMGAFLLSGGTKGKRYSLPNSRIMIHQPLGGAQGGQTDIDIQANEMLHHKANLNGYLAYHTGQSLEKINQDTDRDFFMSAKEAKDYGLIDGVISNPLKAFQPLAAAAEGN